The following nucleotide sequence is from Tolumonas lignilytica.
TGGCCATTCAGCAAAATAACCATGCACTGACGCAACTGTGTGTAGCCTATATTGATCTGGATGGGTTCAAACAGATCAATGATACCTATGGTCATGCCGTCGGCGATCAGGTACTGGTCACCATCGCACAACGCATGAAAAAAGTGCTGCGCGGCACCGATGTCGTGGCACGGCTTGGCGGCGATGAGTTTGTCGCCCTGTTTACCGTCAATCAGGAACGCCCCTGGCTGCATCTGGTCACCCGCCTGCTAAACTCCATCGCCAAGACACTGTCTATCGGCACTTTGCCACTGAATGTCAGTGCCAGTATCGGTCTCACCTTTTATCAGCAAGCCAGCAACCTGACGGCCGAACAACTATTAGCACAGGCCGATCAGGCGATGTATCAGGCAAAACAGGCCGGAAGAAACCAGTATCAGCTTTACGAAGCCAAGCTACATTAAGCTTTCCGGCACTGTTGGGGATTTTCAGTCCGCGACCGCCGTTTTCGCTGATTGCCGGTGATGAGCATAAACCCAGGTGCTTATCACCACTATGCTCATCAGCACCAACTCCCCGCACAAGGCCCCGATGACAGCGTCATGGTAGTCTTGTGTCGCTTGATAGATCTGATAGAACAGGCTGCCCAGCAAGGCAGAACCCAGCCCGAACGCAGCTTGCTGTACCGTGGTCAGGATGGCACTGCCGCTGCCGGCATCTTTCGCAGGCACTTCTGATAGTCCGATCCGGAAAAAACTGCTGACAATGAAAGACTGCCCAAAGCCCATCAGACTGGTTGTCGGAATCAGTGAAACCAGCGTTAACGCCGGCCAGACGGTGTGGATGGTCGCGATCAGCCCAATCAAACCGCACATCTGGATGGCACAACCGGTCAATAATGTGCGGATCTGGCCGATTTTGGCGGTGATCCGGGCACTGAGCAACGAACCGACAAAATAGGCAAACCCCAGTGCTACAAAAGAATCACCGGAATGAGAGGCGCTCATGCCAAGCCCGGCTTGCAGCGTCAGTGCCATCGCAAACATGAAGCCGCTCCAGCAGGCAAAGAACAGCACCGCCAGTACCAAGCCAAATTGCACAGAAGACAGCTTCAATAAACTCGGTGGCATCAGCGGGGCCCGGTTTTGCTGTTGCTGTGATAGCTCGGTCAGCCAGAATAACCGTGTGAGTGGGATGACCAGACACAGCATCGCCACATAGGGCCATGACCAGTGAAAGACCGGCCCCATCGCAACGGGCACCAGCAGACAGACAATCACCGTGGCCAGAATCAGCGTCCCCGGCCAATCGACGCCAGCCGCCTGCTCTTTCCAGGTTTCAGGTACCCAGCGGGAACAGAACAGCAGAATGACCACACACACCGGAATGTTGATCAAAAAGACACTGCGCCAGCCCATGCCGGCAACATCGGCAGAGACCAGCCAGCCGCCCAGCACTTGTCCGACAATAAATGCCATCCCACCCACTGAGCCATAGAGGCCCAACGCACGGGAGTGCGCGCGCCCGGACAGTGAGACATGAATCGTCGCCAGGATCTGCGGCACAATCAGCGCAGCACCTATCCCTTGCAAGGCACGGGCAATCAGCAACATCAGGATAGATGTAGATAACCCGCACCCCAGCGAAGCCAGGCCAAACAGCCAGACCCCGAGCGTAAAGATGCGACGTCGGCCAAAGTTATCGCCGAGCCGTCCGCCCATCGCCAGACAAACGGCAAAGGCGACACCGTACACCGCCACCATCAGTTCCAGCTCCACATGACTGGCATGCAAGGCTGCTGCGACAGCATCCAGTGCGACATTGACGATGGAAAAATCGATCAAGGGCAACAACTGCCCGGCCATCAGGATCGTGAGGCCTGCAAAGGTGAGTGGTGCAGAGACTTTATTCATACTGACTCCTTGAAAAACCCAACTAACAGCGTCACTATGCAGAACGAATTAAACGGGTACCAGTGAGCAGTTATCCTGGTATAAGAACTACTCGGATCACGATTTTCAGCAGGTATCACGATGCCAATGACCCCTCTCATGCCAATGCCAAGCAGCGGCAATGCCGACCCGAATCCGGCCATCGAGCTGGGTATTTTTTTGCGTTCCCGCCGGGAAAGTCTGGATCCGGTTCGAGTGGGTATAGTCTACAACGGGCGTCGCCGTACACCGGGGTTGCGGCGTGAAGAGGTTGCCCAGCTAGCAGATGTCAGTACCACCTGGTACACCTGGCTGGAACAGGGGCGCGATGTCAAAGCCTCGGCCATCACCCTGAGTGCCATTGCGCAGGCGCTGCGATGCAGCGAAGCAGAAACACGGCACCTGTTCTCACTGGCCGGACTGACCGAACCCACCAGCCACCGCCGTCAGTGCCGGAAATTAACCGAAGCCAATCAGCTGATCCTCGATCAGTTGTCACCGCTGCCGGCCATTATTCAGAATGCCCGCTTTGATATCCTGGGTCATAACAAGGCCTATGTCAGCCTCACCGGCATTGAGCTCTCTGCCTTGAGCGATGAGGAATGCAATTGTCTGTATCTGGCCTTTAATCATCCGGGATGGCGGCAGCGACTGGTGAATATTGATCAGATCCTGCCCCGACTGGTCGGCAGTTTTCGCGCGTCGATGGCCAAACACCGGGATGATCCGCTGTGGAATGCGCGTCTGGATTCCTTGCGCCAGAGTTCGGCCCATTTCTGTGAATTGTGGGAACGCTATGAAATTCTGGATATTGAAAACCACCATAAACAGTTCCAGCATCCGGAGCTTGGTTTGCTCAGTGTTTATCAGGTGAACTGGTGGTCGGCACCCGCCAACGGTGAACGCTTGATGGTTTATGTCGCCGATGATGATGCGACCCGGCAAAAACTGTTACAACTCACGCCCTGACCGCTTGGTCAATTTTTGCGCCATTTCGGCTCATTTGCACAGACCACTGCACCATGATTGTTTTTTAAACAATTATGTCCGGTGGTTCTGCTCCCGCCTTTTATGTCTAATCTTTTGAAAAAACACTATTTTTAGGATTGGCATAGCCTCTGCAAAGAAAAACCTAACCAAACAGTCAAAAAATGCAGAGGCGAGGACGCCATGAACCATTCCCTTCAACTGCTGACAACGGAACCATTGCCAGTTCAGCCTGAACCGGCGTTAGCCCGCCCGGCGATAATTGCCCGCAATGCCAACCTGATTTATCCGGCAGCCGATAAGCCGGTGCATGCGTTGCACGATATTGACCTCACCATTCGTCAGGGGGAATTTGTCTCGCTGATTGGCCCGTCCGGCTGTGGCAAAACCACCCTGCTGCGGGCGATTGCCGATCTGGAATCGATCACCTCCGGTGAACTGCTGGTGAATGAGATGACGCCATCGGAAGCGCGTCAAGCCGGTGCCTATGGCTATGTGTTTCAGGCTCCGGCGCTGTTTCCGTGGCGCACGGTCTTACAAAACGTCCTGCTGCCGTTGCAGATCCAGGGTAAGCTGGCCGCAGAAGCCGAGTCGATCGCCCGTGAGCAACTGGCCCGTGTCGGATTAAGCGGGTTTGAAGACAAGTATCCGTGGCAACTCTCCGGCGGCATGCAGCAGCGGGTTTCGATTGCCCGCGCACTGGGTTTTAAACCAAAGATCCTGATGATGGACGAACCATTCGGCGCACTGGATGAAATCACCCGCGACAGCCTCAATCAGCAACTACAGGATCTGTGGTGTGCCGAGCAGCGCACCGTGGTGTTTGTGACGCACTCGATTTCCGAGGCGGTGTATCTCTCGACCCGAATTGTGGTGATGTCGCCACGCCCCGGCCGTATCGTCAAAATCATCGACTCCCCGCTTCCCCGCGAACGCACGCTGGCCCTGCGCGATACCCCGGAATTCATGCAACTGGCGCATGAGGTCAGAGAAGCACTGGCGGAGGGGCATCATGAACACTGAGACCTTTCGTCAGCATGTCTTGCCGGTTTCGGTGATCGTGCTCGCCGCTATTCTGTTCTGGTATTGCCTGACAATCGGCCTCAATGCCCCCGGCGCGATCGCTCGGGTATTACCCAAGAATGGCCACTGGGGGTACGGCGATTTTGTCCTGACCACCCTGAATATGGCGCGTCCGGTGTTGCCGGCGCCGCATCAGATCCTGCTGGATATCTGGCACAGCCTGACCCAGTGGTCGCTGTCGTCGCCGCGCAATCTGCTGCTGCATACCTGGGTAACCGCCAGCGCTGCCCTGACCGGTTTCAGCATGGGAGTGGTTCTCGGGCTGCTGTTGGCGGTGTGCATCGTACACTCACAAACGCTGGATAAAGCGCTGCTACCGTGGATTGTGGCTTCGCAAACGGTGCCGGTGCTGGCCATTGCACCCATTGTGCTGATCATCCTGGGCAGTCTGGGTATCACCGGGCTGCTCCCCAAGGCTGTGATCGCCATGTATCTCTGTTTCTTCCCGGTCACGGTCGCCATGGTGCAGGGGTTACGCTCCCCGCAGAAACTGGAGATGGAGTTGCTGCATACCTACGCGACCGGCAAGCTGGACACCTTCTGGCTGCTGCGTCTGCCGGCGTCGCTGCCATTCCTGTTTCCGGCCTTCCGGGTCGCGATTGCCAGCGGGCTGGTCGGCACCATGGTTGCCGAACTACCCACCGGGGCACAGGCCGGACTCGGCGCCCGCCTGCTTACCGGTTCCTATTACGGCAACACAATCCAGATCTGGTCAGCCCTGGTGATGGCATCACTGCTGGGATTGTTGCTGACGGCGCTGGTCAGCCTGCTGGAACGCATCGTCATGCGCACAAGGAGAACGGTATGAAACCCCTGCATTCTGGCTATCTGAGCCTGCTCCTCTCGCTGCTG
It contains:
- a CDS encoding MFS transporter, producing MNKVSAPLTFAGLTILMAGQLLPLIDFSIVNVALDAVAAALHASHVELELMVAVYGVAFAVCLAMGGRLGDNFGRRRIFTLGVWLFGLASLGCGLSTSILMLLIARALQGIGAALIVPQILATIHVSLSGRAHSRALGLYGSVGGMAFIVGQVLGGWLVSADVAGMGWRSVFLINIPVCVVILLFCSRWVPETWKEQAAGVDWPGTLILATVIVCLLVPVAMGPVFHWSWPYVAMLCLVIPLTRLFWLTELSQQQQNRAPLMPPSLLKLSSVQFGLVLAVLFFACWSGFMFAMALTLQAGLGMSASHSGDSFVALGFAYFVGSLLSARITAKIGQIRTLLTGCAIQMCGLIGLIATIHTVWPALTLVSLIPTTSLMGFGQSFIVSSFFRIGLSEVPAKDAGSGSAILTTVQQAAFGLGSALLGSLFYQIYQATQDYHDAVIGALCGELVLMSIVVISTWVYAHHRQSAKTAVAD
- a CDS encoding helix-turn-helix transcriptional regulator; its protein translation is MPMTPLMPMPSSGNADPNPAIELGIFLRSRRESLDPVRVGIVYNGRRRTPGLRREEVAQLADVSTTWYTWLEQGRDVKASAITLSAIAQALRCSEAETRHLFSLAGLTEPTSHRRQCRKLTEANQLILDQLSPLPAIIQNARFDILGHNKAYVSLTGIELSALSDEECNCLYLAFNHPGWRQRLVNIDQILPRLVGSFRASMAKHRDDPLWNARLDSLRQSSAHFCELWERYEILDIENHHKQFQHPELGLLSVYQVNWWSAPANGERLMVYVADDDATRQKLLQLTP
- a CDS encoding ABC transporter ATP-binding protein, which encodes MNHSLQLLTTEPLPVQPEPALARPAIIARNANLIYPAADKPVHALHDIDLTIRQGEFVSLIGPSGCGKTTLLRAIADLESITSGELLVNEMTPSEARQAGAYGYVFQAPALFPWRTVLQNVLLPLQIQGKLAAEAESIAREQLARVGLSGFEDKYPWQLSGGMQQRVSIARALGFKPKILMMDEPFGALDEITRDSLNQQLQDLWCAEQRTVVFVTHSISEAVYLSTRIVVMSPRPGRIVKIIDSPLPRERTLALRDTPEFMQLAHEVREALAEGHHEH
- a CDS encoding ABC transporter permease → MNTETFRQHVLPVSVIVLAAILFWYCLTIGLNAPGAIARVLPKNGHWGYGDFVLTTLNMARPVLPAPHQILLDIWHSLTQWSLSSPRNLLLHTWVTASAALTGFSMGVVLGLLLAVCIVHSQTLDKALLPWIVASQTVPVLAIAPIVLIILGSLGITGLLPKAVIAMYLCFFPVTVAMVQGLRSPQKLEMELLHTYATGKLDTFWLLRLPASLPFLFPAFRVAIASGLVGTMVAELPTGAQAGLGARLLTGSYYGNTIQIWSALVMASLLGLLLTALVSLLERIVMRTRRTV